The DNA region GCTGGGTGAACTCGGGCTGGCGGTCCGCCCGGAAGTCCTCGTCGCGGTAGCAGCGGGCGATCTGGAAGTACCGCTCCATGCCGGCGACCATGAGCAGCTGCTTGAACAGCTGCGGGCTCTGCGGCAGGGCGTACCAGCTGCCCGGCTGCAGCCGGGCCGGCACCAGGAAGTCGCGGGCGCCCTCCGGCGTGCTGCGGGTCAGGGTCGGCGTCTCGATCTCGACGAACCCGTGGGCGTCGAGCACGTCGCGGGCGGTCTTGTTCACCTTGCTGCGCAGCCGCAGAGCGCTGCCGGGGCCCGAGCGGCGCAGGTCCAGGTAGCGGTGGCGCAGGCGCGCCTCCTCGCCCACGTCGACGTGGTCGCTGATCGGGAACGGCAGCGGCGCGGCGGCGCTGAGCACCTCGACGCCCTCGGTGCCGGGCAGGGTGACGACCTCGATCGCGCCGGTGGGCAGGTTGGGGTTCTCGTTGCCCTCCAGGCGGGCGGTGACCTCGCCGGTGACCTTGAGGCAGTACTCGGCGCGCAGGGCGTGGGCGACCTCCTCGTCCCGGATCACGACCTGGACCACGCCGCTGGCGTCACGCAGGTCGATGAAGGCCACACCGCCGTGGTCGCGCCGGTTGGCCACCCACCCGGCCAGCGTGACGGTCTCACCGACGTGTTCGGGGCGCAGGCTGCCGGCGTCATGGGTGCGGATCACTTCGTCGTCTCCTTGTGAGGTGCTTCGTGGGGTGCTTCGTGAGCTCGGGTGGTGCTGCGGGGCTGCGGCTGGGTCTCAGCCGCGGGTGATGCGGGCACGCAGGTCCTCCGCAGGAGGCTGCCACGTCCCGGCGTCCGCCGCGAACTGCTCGCCGCTGCGGATGTCCTTCACCTCGTCGGTGACGGTGCCGTCCTCGGCCGTCGAGCGGAACCAGACGTAGGGGATGCCGCGCCGCTCCGCGTAGCGGATCTGCTTGCCGAAACGCTGGGGCGCGGCGGCCACCTCGCACGGGATGTCGCGGGCGCGCAGGGCGGCCGCGATCGCGTCGGAGCCGGCCCGGCTCTCCTCGTCGGCCAGGGCGACCAGGACGACGCTGGGCACCTTCCGGTCCGCGACCAGCCCGGTCCGCGCGATCAGCGGTACGACGACGCGGCTGACGCCGAGCGAGATGCCCACCCCGGGTAGGTCGAGCGACCGTCGCTGGCCAGCGCGTCGTACCGGCCCCGGAGCAGATCGAACCGAGCGACTCGTAGCCGTCGAGACGGGTCTCGAAGACGGTGCCGGTGTAGTAGTCCAGCCCGCGGGCGATGGCCAGGTCCGCCTCGACGCCGACCTGGGCGGAGACCAGGTCGGCGACCCCGGTCACCAGCCGGGCCAGCTCGTCGAGCCCCTCGTCGAGGAGCGGGTGCTCGACGCCGAGGTCGCGGACCCGTTGCACGAAGGAGTCGTCGGCGGAGCGGATGGTCGCCAGCGCGAGCACCCGGTCCGCGGTGCCGGCGTCGATGCCGGCCTCGGTGACCAGCAGCTCGTGCACCTTCTCGGCGGGCAGCTTGTCCAGCTTGTCGACCAGGCGCATCACCTCGTCGGGCTCGGTCACCCCGAGGCCCAGGTAGAAGCCCTGGATCAGCTTGCGGTTGTTCACCTGGAGCCGGAAGGCGGGCAGGAAGTCGAGGCGGGTCAGCGCGTCGACCATGACCCGGGCGACCTCCACGTCGTGGTGGAACGGCAGCGTGTCGCGCCCGACCACGTCGATGTCGGCCTGGAGGAACTCCCGGAAGCGTCCCTCCTGCGGACGCTCGCCGCGCCACACCCGCTGGATCTGGTGCCGCCGGAACGGGAACTCGAGCTTGCCGGCGTTCTCCAGCACGTAGCGGGCGAACGGGACGGTCAGGTCGAAGTGCAGCCCCATCCCGGCGTGGCCCTCCGGGCTCTCCTCGTGCAGCCGGCGCAGCAGGTACACCTCCTTGGAGGTGTCCCCCTTGCGCAGCAGCTGGTCGAGGGGCTCGACGGCACGGGTCTCCATGCCGCCGAAGCCGTAGAGCTCGAAGGTGTGGCGCAGCGTGTCGATGATCTGCTGCTCGACGATCCGCTGCTCGGGGAGGAGCTCGGGGAACCCGCTGAGCGGGGTGGGCTTGGCGCTCATCAGTCTTTCGTGTCTCGTGGCGAGGCGGTCGCGCGCCTGCTGCGGCGCGGCGTGCCGGGGTGGGCGGCGGTCAGAGGCCCCGGGTCACGCGCGAGGCGCTGCCGGAGTCCTGGAGGTCGAGGAGGAAGGGGTTCGTCGCCCGCTCCCGGCCGATGGAGGTCTGCTCCCCGTGGCCCGGGAGCACGACGATGTCGTCGTCGAGCACCAGCACCTTCTCGGCGAGCGTCCGCAGCATCGTCGGATGGTCGCCGCCGGGCAGGTCGGTGCGTCCGATCGAGCCGGCGAACAGCGTGTCGCCCGAGAACAGCAGCTGGGAGATGTCCTGCTCGCCGTAGGGCGTGCGGAAGCTGACCGACCCGCGGGTGTGTCCCGGGGTGTGGTCGATGGTGAACTCCATCCCGGCCAGCTCCAGGACCTGGGCGTCGCTGAGCTCCTGCACGTCGTCCGGCTCGGCCCACCGGTAGTCGCCGCCGAGCAGCATCTGGGTGCTCTCCGGGCTCATCCCGCCATCGGATCGGTGAGCAGGTGACGGTCCTCGGGATGGATCCACGCGGTGGCGTCGTAGGTCCCGGCCACGGGCGCGACCGACCACATGTGGTCGATGTGGCCGTGGGTCACCAGCACCGCGATCGGCTTGAGCCGGTGCTCCCGGACCACCTCGGCGACGCCGGGTGCGGCGTCCTTGCCGGGGTCGATCACGATGCACTCGGCCCCCGGTCCGGTGGCGGCGAGATAGCAGTTCGTGCCCCACGGTCCTGCGGGGAAGCCGGCGATCAGCACCGACCCAGCCTATCCGTCGTGGCGATCGGCACTAGCATGGCCCACTGTGACTACCTCGGAGTGGGGACGGGTCGACAACGACGGCACCGTCTATGTGAAGACCACCGACGGCGAACGACAGGTCGGGCAGGTCCCGGATACGAGCCCAGAGGAGGCCCTTGCCTTCTTCACCAAGCGTTTCGACGCGCTCGTGGTCGAGGTCGACCTGCTGCATCGGCGGGTGAACTCCGGTGTGCTCTCGCCCGACGAAGCGGCGTCACGGGTGAAGTCCGTCCGTGCGGAGGTCGTCGAGGCCAACGCGGTCGGCGACCTGGCCGGCCTGGCCGCCAAGCTCGACGAGCTCGGCCCGGTGATCGCCTCCCAGCGCGACCTGCGCCGCGCGGAGAAGGCCCGCAAGGCCGACGAGGCGCGGGAGGGCAAGGAGGCGCTGGCCGCCGAGGCGGAGAAGATCGCGTCCGGCCGCGACTGGCGCAACGGGGCCAACCGGCTGCGTGAGCTGCTCGACCAGTGGAAGCAGCTCCCCCGCCTGGACCGCGCCACCGACGACGAGCTGTGGAAGCGCTTCTCCTCCGCACGCTCGGCCTACACCAAGGCCCGCAAGGCGCACTTCGCGCAGCAGGACGAGCGTCGCGAGGGCGCCCGGGTGATCAAGGAGCGGCTGGTCAAGGAGGCCGAGGCGATCGCCGACTCCACGGAGTGGGGTCCGACC from Nocardioides sambongensis includes:
- a CDS encoding DUF349 domain-containing protein; this translates as MTTSEWGRVDNDGTVYVKTTDGERQVGQVPDTSPEEALAFFTKRFDALVVEVDLLHRRVNSGVLSPDEAASRVKSVRAEVVEANAVGDLAGLAAKLDELGPVIASQRDLRRAEKARKADEAREGKEALAAEAEKIASGRDWRNGANRLRELLDQWKQLPRLDRATDDELWKRFSSARSAYTKARKAHFAQQDERREGARVIKERLVKEAEAIADSTEWGPTAGRYRDLMRQWKAAGPAPKAVDDQLWGRFRGAQDRFFGARDAANAALDAEFAANAEVKEAILVEAEALLPITDLAAAKATFRGIAERWDEAGKVPRARIKELEGRMRVVEQEIRKLEDDQWRRTDPEKSARADDMVSKLESAIAEAEEKLAKAQASGDQKRIAELEKNLEGQRSFLEMARRASADFS